A segment of the Triticum urartu cultivar G1812 unplaced genomic scaffold, Tu2.1 TuUngrouped_contig_6413, whole genome shotgun sequence genome:
TGTAAAATGCTTCTGTGTTCAATAAAAAATCTTAGGTTTTGAAGTGAATGTTGAGTTAAATGGTTGATTTGCACCAGCCAGGACTAGCCCTTGGTGGCATTGTTCAGAAAGGCACCTCTTAGGCGCTAAGCGACAACCAAACGTGTAACCTAGGGCAAGAGCAGGGCTCTAGGCAGCCAGTGAGGTTTTCTGGCAAGGAATCGACCTCACCGGCGAGGAATTATGGGGAGGGAGTAGCCAGTGTGGGGAGAGAGAACACCCAGAGGCTCTGGTGAGACGAGGAAGTGTGGCGgttggtcgctggcggttcgttGTCGCCGCTATTGCTCATGCAGTCATGCTTGCTGTATATGGTGGCGGcccttcttttctttctttttcctttttatttgGCCTTCCACACCGTCAGATTTCTCCCTATGAGCTCTCCAGGAAGAAGCTGCTGTTCATGCTGACGACCGCCTAGGCATAGCTTAAGTGGGCTAGATGCTAGGTGACAGCAAGCCTAGCACTTTGTTGAACCTTGCTTGCTGTATTTTTTAATAGAAGGAAACAACCTTGGTACTCACGCAGGTAGCCAACTAACCAGTGCTCAGCTCTCTCGCTAGGTTCAGAATCTGTGCAGATTTTGTTTTGGTGGATCGTAGAAGCACCTCTTATGGGGTATGCATTGGCCGGGGTTGATTTTTTACAAGACTAAAAGTTCATGATTGTGCGAAAAGCTGGCGTTAATCAGTGGCCTCTCTTGTTTGCTGCACTGATTTCATATATTATTTTCTTGCACATGTGGAAGGATGATATACTGTTGGCTGCTGATTATGTCTTGTTAATGGACTTCTCTGTAATTTTGCCAGCTGCAACTTCTTAAATTTTGCTCGAAATCGTCAGTGTCTCGAATGCAAAGTAGATGGACCAAAGAAGATAGAAGCAGCCACCAGTGAAATGAAAATGGGAGATTGGATCTGTCCAGGGTAATTATCTGATCTCGTATACATTTTTCCCTAATGTTTCAGCAGCGCTCCTTTGTCCATACTCACTTGTTTGAGCTTTCAGGTGCGCTTTTATGAACTTCTCTCGCAATAAGATGTGTTTTAAATGTGAAGGACAACGGCCAAAGAGGCAGCTCAACCCTGGAGAGTGGGAATGCCCCTCGTATGTGCTATCCACGTCCTCTTTGTGACTCTTCCCTGCTTATAACAAACTAATGATAAATTACCTCCCTTACAGATGTGATTTTGTTAACTTCCGACGGAACCAGGAGTGCAAAAAATGCAGCCATGACCGCCCCGAAGACGATACCCAGGATAATAAGCTCGGATACGATGTGTGGAGGAACACCAAGGGAGCTGGCAAGGATAGAAGCTTTAACTCTGTTCATCAGGGAGACGACGACGGCGATGAAGAGGGGTTGCCATACAAGGGGGAGGACCGCAGGCATGTAGCGAGCAGAAGGGCGTCACCAGCCCGGAGGGAGTTCGCGGGCAAGAGTAGGAACCATGGCGACGAAGACAATGCCTTGCCATACGAGGGGGGAGACAGGCGTGTGTCGAGCAGAAGGGCCTCACCAGCCCGGAAGGGATTCGCGAAGAACGACGATGGCGATGAGGATGTCGAATTCGATGTCTCGCCATATGATGGGGAGCGCAAGCATGGATCGAGCAGAAGGGCGGCGACAGGTCGGAGGGGATTCACCAAGGATGAAGACGACGTGTTGCCGTACGAAGGGGCGCGCAAGCATGTGGTAAGCAGAAGGGCGACCCCATCCCAGAGGAGATTCACTGCCGCTAGAGGAGAATAGGCAGTAGTTATACACCATTGATGCGTTTTCTTGTACTTAGCAGATATGATACCGTATTGCGCATATTTTAGCTGAGCACAAGTCACGAAATAATTGCAATTTTGGCAAATTACTTCCCTTCTTGGAATTTAGAAACAATATTGACAGCCTCATGTATACACTTCTGATGTGTGAGTTAATCTGAGTAGTTAAAAACAGCTGTTTCTTGGCGAGGTATACTTGTTGTGCACACAAGGATGACCATGTCTTGTACTTCTCTTGTGAAGTGACACAGGCTGGAGGGGCTTAAAGATTGTATCAGAAATGAATGCACACAACAACATCAACGTCACCGGAGATAACAACACAAGCATAACATGCTCCGCAGATGTCGCACAAGGAAATTTTCAAGGAGATTTACGGAAACTGTATCAAAATCTGTACTGCAAAACCGTCTCCATCTAGCTTTATTCTGAGAGAAACAAACGCACACACACATTTGACACTTCAAAAGACATCATCACCACCACGCCAAAATGACTCCAGTGATCCAGTCACAACGGCTATCAAGTCAGGCATCAGTCCGGAGCCTCAGATCGCTT
Coding sequences within it:
- the LOC125530578 gene encoding zinc finger protein VAR3, chloroplastic-like, with the protein product GHPWPEWADFLEKLRAKGYFVRPPLASGAPVGEEVAADAVGKPDYPFRDQNRVKNACLNFARERFDLLSSLPKKDIQAIVECGCPNIFRKAVSSAKRLREFVQVDEGDACSVCKLRGSCDKAYVIPKAEEAARTVDVVRILLTYAIDPATLSGENSVGGGVQESARKLLSDLTMLCDTTIDPSLPKPVIHTYSKQDSSTKPDKGKQSSRVFAGKGRETAVTEMKKGDWLCSNCNFLNFARNRQCLECKVDGPKKIEAATSEMKMGDWICPGCAFMNFSRNKMCFKCEGQRPKRQLNPGEWECPSCDFVNFRRNQECKKCSHDRPEDDTQDNKLGYDVWRNTKGAGKDRSFNSVHQGDDDGDEEGLPYKGEDRRHVASRRASPARREFAGKSRNHGDEDNALPYEGGDRRVSSRRASPARKGFAKNDDGDEDVEFDVSPYDGERKHGSSRRAATGRRGFTKDEDDVLPYEGARKHVVSRRATPSQRRFTAARGE